One stretch of Anas acuta chromosome W, bAnaAcu1.1, whole genome shotgun sequence DNA includes these proteins:
- the CPLX4 gene encoding complexin-4 produces MAFLMKSMLSNQVKNLGLGGGGEENKEESTPSDPAAAAGMTREEYEEYQKQVVEEKMERDAAFAQKKAERACLRVHLREKYRLPKSELDENQIQMAGDDVGLPEDLQKMVAEDQVEEEDKDSILGQLQNIQNMDMDAIKEKAQATFTEMKQAAEQKCSVM; encoded by the exons ATGGCCTTCCTAATGAAAAGTATGTTGAGCAACCAGGTAAAGAATTTGGGACTTGGAggtggaggggaagaaaacaaggaagaaagcaCTCCTTCCGACCCAGCAGCCGCTGCAGGAATGACCAGAGAGGAGTATGAAGAATATCAAAAGCAAGTGGTTGAGGAGAA GATGGAAAGAGATGCAGCCTTTGCacagaaaaaggcagagagagccTGTCTGAGGGTTCATCTGAGAGAAAAGTACAGACTCCCTAAG AGTGAATTGGATGAGAATCAAATACAGATGGCTGGAGATGATGTGGGTTTGCCAGAAGACCTTCAGAAGATGGTGGCAGAAGATCAGGTAGAAGAAGAGGACAAGGACTCTATCCTGGGACAGTTGCAGAATATTCAGAATATGGACATGGATGCGATCAAAGAAAAGGCACAAGCCACcttcactgaaatgaaacaggCTGCTGAGCAGAAGTGTTCTGTGATGTAG